GCACCCGAAAACAGCCCGGCCAGAAACCCGGTAAACAGTGTCAGAGGCGTCTTCGGCCGCCCGCTATACCGCCAGCCGGACAGCAGAAACAACAGAAGCACGACGACCACGGTGGAAATGATCCAGCGCAGGGTCAACGGATCGCTATGGGAAAGCAGCAGGGTTCCAAGTGGCACGCCGACAAGTGCGCCTGCCGCCATGGTGAAAACCTCACGCCGGTCCGCCATGCGAAAGGCTGGGGGTATCATGCCAAGCGTCAACACGCCGTCCACCACTAGCAGAACCGCTGACGCGATGCGCGGTCCGACGATCGCGCTTGCCAGCGGAATGAAGATGAGTGCTGCGCCGAAGCCGGAAAAGCCGCGGGCGAGACCGGCGAGAAATGCCGCACCCGCAAACATGGCCAGCAGCGACGGGCTATGGGCGGTGATGAGGGACGAGAAAAAATCGAGATAAGGCATGGGTGACGGCACTGTTTCGAATGACTGTTCCTATCGCGACGGCGGGCATCTGTCGCGGAGATTTCCGTTCAGGGTCGCGAAACATCCTTTCGGATCGACGCGGCCGGAGAATCGTGGTTAGAGTTGTAGCGCACGAACAAAGGATGAACAAATGTTTGCTGACACGATGCGTCGGTTTGAAGAGGCCTCGCAAAAATATGCCGCTGAAAACGGAATATTCCGCGATCCGGACTGGTACATGCTGAAGCTTCAGGAAGAGGTTGGCGAGGTCACGCAGGCCTGGAACCGGCTGACGGGGCGGGGGCGCATCAAGGGCAGGAGCAAAGAGGAGATGAAGCGGGATCTGGCCGACGAAACCGCTGATCTCCTCGGCCATGTGCTGTTGCTGGCCCATTATAATGGTCTCGATATTGAAGGAGCGATCGAGCGCAAGTGGCGTTTCAGGCCGGGGGGCTGACGATCCGCTGAGAAGGCCCGATCGTTGCGGCATCGTGCCGTTGGTCTGGTGTCTTTATGACAGCGAGACGATAAAGAACAGGATCGCAAGAACGGTGGCTACCGGTGTCATGACCAGCCGTTCTGCGCGGCTCTTCGACATTGCGTTCAATCCAATGCTCACCGCAAGATAGCAGGCGATGATCCAGATGCCGGGTTCGATCCAGCTTGCCGGCCAGATCGCTGCGAAGCCTGCCTTTTGCAGCGGAAAAGACGCCATAAGGCCATAGATCGCAAGAGAAGCGACACTTGCAATTCTTTGCCTGACCGGCAGCACACGGCTTGCGCCGCCCCAGGCAAAACGGCCGAAAGGCGCACCGGCGGCGAGGGTGATCTGAAACGCGGAGAGAGAGAGCAATACAAGCGTCGCGAGCGACACGGCGACAAGCAGCATGACCACTCCGGTTATGGATGCGCCGACGGAGGCGCCTGACCAATATCGGCGTTCCGGCCGTTACGACCGCCACTATAAGTCCAAATGGCGAAAGGCGTGTGACGCGCATTCACATCACGGCCCACTTTTCAAAGCCGTAAAAGCCGTGCGTCTTGCAGCATGTCTGCCACCGCATGGAGATCACCCATGACGGCAACGCATTTTTCCCGCATTTCCTCGGTCGGCGGCGCCACGTCCGGCACCATGATCGTCATCATGCCGGCCGAAGCGGCCGAGCGGACGCCGGAATAGGAATCCTCGAGCGCCAGGCAGCGGCCCGGCTCGAGGCCGAGGCGCTTTGCTGCAGTGAGATAGGGCATGGGTGCGGGTTTCGGTTCGGTATAATCGCCGCGCGCCACGATGGTGTCGAAGCGCCTGAGAAGATCGTAAGGGCCGAGATGGCGTGTAACCGATGTGTGCTGCGAAGATGTTGCGATGGCGCGGCGGATGTCCAGCCGGTCGAGAAGATCGAGGATTTCGGCGACGCCGGGTTTCAGCGCCACACCCTCCGCCATCATCACACCGAGATGCCGCAGCCACGCGTCGCGAAAAGCATCCATGGGAAAATCCGCGCCGTAATCGGCAAAGATGGTGCCGGTGATGACATCCCAG
The Agrobacterium cucumeris DNA segment above includes these coding regions:
- a CDS encoding sulfite exporter TauE/SafE family protein; its protein translation is MPYLDFFSSLITAHSPSLLAMFAGAAFLAGLARGFSGFGAALIFIPLASAIVGPRIASAVLLVVDGVLTLGMIPPAFRMADRREVFTMAAGALVGVPLGTLLLSHSDPLTLRWIISTVVVVLLLFLLSGWRYSGRPKTPLTLFTGFLAGLFSGAAQLGGPPVVAYWLGGALKGAFVRANVILYFAVSTVISTASYFFGGLFTADVFVFFLLALPFYGAGLYAGARLHGFADEAAFRRICYGLIAISAVIGLPLFDSLLK
- a CDS encoding MazG nucleotide pyrophosphohydrolase domain-containing protein, which translates into the protein MFADTMRRFEEASQKYAAENGIFRDPDWYMLKLQEEVGEVTQAWNRLTGRGRIKGRSKEEMKRDLADETADLLGHVLLLAHYNGLDIEGAIERKWRFRPGG
- a CDS encoding HAD family hydrolase, which gives rise to MLPFRPHAVVFDMDGLLIESEVLYRDSFLAASEEGGHGMQVETYQKVCGSPWDVITGTIFADYGADFPMDAFRDAWLRHLGVMMAEGVALKPGVAEILDLLDRLDIRRAIATSSQHTSVTRHLGPYDLLRRFDTIVARGDYTEPKPAPMPYLTAAKRLGLEPGRCLALEDSYSGVRSAASAGMMTIMVPDVAPPTEEMREKCVAVMGDLHAVADMLQDARLLRL